From one Methanocalculus alkaliphilus genomic stretch:
- a CDS encoding aldolase — MQHTSFERIGRRLFLEGLVGGNFGNMSERTEQGYLITRSGSYLDEPGDLIFVQNGEEVPKNASSEYRVHQAIYRDTPHKAIVHAHPSCAVAASLLMDQIIPLDSEGKMLAPEIPVVSGDPGTEELAKNVASALKNRNLVLAQGHGTFAAGKTLDEAYLYTSLAEHATRVLFYAGRLTPSSL; from the coding sequence ATGCAGCATACAAGCTTTGAACGGATAGGCCGACGACTCTTTCTTGAAGGTCTGGTCGGTGGCAACTTCGGAAATATGAGTGAGAGAACAGAACAGGGATACCTGATCACACGGAGCGGATCCTATCTGGACGAACCAGGTGATCTCATCTTCGTCCAGAATGGAGAGGAGGTTCCAAAAAACGCCTCAAGCGAGTACCGGGTGCATCAGGCGATCTACAGGGATACCCCGCATAAGGCCATCGTGCATGCCCATCCGTCCTGTGCCGTCGCCGCATCCCTTCTGATGGATCAGATCATCCCGCTGGACAGCGAAGGGAAGATGCTGGCACCTGAGATCCCGGTCGTTTCAGGAGACCCTGGAACAGAAGAGCTTGCAAAAAATGTCGCTTCCGCCCTGAAAAATAGAAATCTTGTCCTTGCACAAGGCCATGGAACCTTTGCCGCCGGGAAGACACTGGATGAGGCATATCTCTATACATCACTGGCAGAACATGCCACCCGTGTCCTCTTCTATGCTGGCAGGCTCACTCCATCTTCCCTTTGA
- a CDS encoding endonuclease III domain-containing protein: MSERDRLHNLISFFDKRYGYIDWWNAGFDEVAIGAILTQQTRWENVRSACRKLADADLLTLQAICTADPEQIEACIRCTGFYRIKTARLRRLADFIIHDLGEAIREMPTDDLREALLTINGVGEETADSILCYGLFRTTFVIDAYTRKICRCAGVDLPDRELRRLFLELLDHDNNRLRSCHGQIVEYAKEHCTAKKCTSCSIQALNG; encoded by the coding sequence ATGAGTGAGAGAGACAGATTACACAATCTCATCTCTTTTTTTGATAAAAGATACGGGTATATCGACTGGTGGAACGCCGGATTCGATGAGGTCGCCATCGGTGCAATCCTCACCCAGCAGACACGATGGGAGAATGTCAGATCTGCATGTAGAAAACTGGCAGATGCCGACCTCCTGACCCTTCAGGCGATCTGCACCGCAGACCCGGAGCAGATCGAAGCCTGTATCCGGTGCACCGGCTTTTATCGCATCAAGACAGCCCGGCTCCGGAGGCTCGCCGATTTCATCATACACGACCTCGGCGAAGCGATCAGAGAGATGCCAACCGATGACCTCAGAGAGGCACTCCTTACAATAAACGGTGTCGGTGAGGAGACCGCAGACAGTATCCTCTGTTATGGTCTCTTTCGCACAACCTTTGTCATCGATGCCTATACCAGGAAGATCTGCCGGTGTGCCGGAGTCGACCTCCCGGATAGAGAGCTCAGGAGACTCTTTCTGGAACTCCTGGACCATGACAACAATCGTCTCCGATCCTGTCACGGCCAGATCGTCGAATATGCAAAAGAACATTGTACAGCAAAGAAGTGTACATCATGCAGCATACAAGCTTTGAACGGATAG
- the trxA gene encoding thioredoxin yields MSRPVLIDFYATWCGPCKMQTPYIEEVGKRLGDAVEIKKLDVDQHMDLAGKYQIQVVPTLIIEKDGAVVHKLEGVTDAGRLMELLKPLI; encoded by the coding sequence ATGAGCAGACCAGTTCTTATTGACTTTTATGCCACCTGGTGTGGACCGTGCAAGATGCAGACTCCGTACATTGAGGAAGTTGGAAAGCGACTCGGAGATGCGGTTGAGATCAAAAAGCTCGATGTTGATCAGCATATGGATCTCGCAGGGAAATACCAGATTCAGGTCGTTCCCACACTGATCATCGAAAAAGATGGGGCTGTTGTGCATAAACTCGAGGGAGTGACAGATGCAGGCCGTCTCATGGAGCTTTTAAAACCGCTAATCTGA
- a CDS encoding ferritin-like domain-containing protein, with protein MGTKGRMIVGMNVDELIMLLNRALADEWLAYYQYWIGSKVITGPTKDAVISELTLHATEELGHADLIATRIVQLGGTPILEPKAWYEKTNCGYEAPVNPFVKEVLKQNIKGEQCAIETYNNLLSVTKDSDPITYTMVLGILADEIEHEEDLQSLLEDLDAIIRD; from the coding sequence ATGGGAACAAAAGGAAGAATGATCGTCGGCATGAATGTTGATGAGCTTATTATGCTCCTCAACCGTGCACTTGCCGACGAATGGCTTGCGTACTACCAGTACTGGATCGGATCGAAGGTGATAACAGGACCGACGAAGGATGCGGTCATCTCGGAGTTGACACTCCATGCGACCGAGGAGCTTGGCCATGCCGACCTCATCGCTACCCGGATTGTGCAGCTGGGGGGTACCCCGATTCTTGAGCCGAAGGCGTGGTATGAGAAGACCAACTGCGGATATGAAGCACCTGTTAATCCATTTGTCAAGGAGGTGCTTAAGCAGAATATTAAAGGAGAGCAGTGCGCGATCGAGACCTATAACAATCTCCTCTCTGTTACGAAGGATTCTGATCCGATCACCTATACGATGGTGTTAGGAATCCTGGCAGATGAGATTGAGCATGAGGAGGATCTTCAGAGTCTGCTTGAGGATCTGGATGCCATTATCCGGGATTGA